From Candidatus Poribacteria bacterium:
GGACAGTGGACGGCGACCACGAAACCGTGTTCGGATTGCGGACATAAAAACGATACCCTTTCTCTCTCTGATAGGCAGTGGGCATGCCCCGAATGTGGTTCACACCACGATAGGGACGTAAACGCTGCAATAAACATCTTGAGGGCTGCCTTGGGTCCCTCTGTGGAGACTGCCTAAGACGTTTCCTCGGAAACGCTGCGGTCTACGAAGCACAAGCCCCACGCTTTAGCGTGTGGGTGCCTTGACTTAAATTCGGTAGGATAGCGAGGTTCTGCTATGTATAATACCAACGGATCTTCCGAATTAACGAAGCTGATATTCAAGAATTCGGCGAACGAAGAAAAACTCAAACAACTTCTGATTTCTAACTATTCGGAAGCCGATCTTACTGCTTATCTTCGTAGCAAGGATCCGTTGCTTGGACGCGCTGCGGGATTTGCACTTCGGTTGATTGGGAGTCCAGAAGTAATTCCTGCATTGGTGGAAGCTCTCAAAGATGCTGACCGTGGGACGCGTTTCAACGCTGAATACGCGTTGTGGGAAATCTGGTCACACTCTGGTGATGACGCTGTTGACGCGATGCTTGAAGATGGAAAAAACTTACTCAAAAATGAGGCGTATCAGCAAGCCGTTGAATGCTTTACCACCGTAATTGAGACAAATCCGGATTTCGCTGAGGGGTATAATCAACGCGCAATCGCTTATTTCATGCTTGAGGAATGGAGTCAATCCATCCGTGATTGCAAACGGACGGTCGCCCTTAACCCGAATCACTTCGGTGCGTTCGCCGGAATGGGACATGTTTATGTCAGACTCGGTAAGCTTGACGAGGCACTTGAGGCATACAAGCAAGCGTTGGTTATCAACCCAAATCTTATCTCTATTGCTGAAGCGGTTTTGCGACTCCGGGACCAGATAGAAGGCAAGCGAGGTTAGTATATGGATACGGCCATGAGCAATCGAAACGACTTTCTAAAGACACTTGCGATTTGGCTTATCATCCCAAGTTTCTTGCTCTTGCCGATCTATCAATTGTTGACGCGAGTGAAACTCGGTTTGCCGATAGAGTGTCTCTTCATGGCGCAAGTGTTCGTTGTGCTTTTCGTATCACCCTATCTGGCTGCTCGATTGATTCGTTCTGACTTTCTCAGCACTGGTTCGACTTCTACGTCATCGTTGCTTGCACTCAGTCCTATCTCTTCTTCGGGTGGGTGGCTGTTGAGATTACTCGTGCTGAGTCAGGTCCCGCTGTTATGCTGGGTGTTTTTATCAACAGGTGTCGCTTTGTTCGTTATGGATGTCCCATTCGTAAAAGCGTTACAGATGTTCGTTATATTGGGAATCTATAGTTTGTCAGCGGGTGCTGTTGGAATGTGCGGCGCGCAGGTCTTCCGAGATGCATTCTTTGGCGCAGAGGTTGCTACCTTTTTGTGGTGTGTTTTGATTGGGGGTGCGTTTCTGCTCACTCCTTTAGGACGTTATGTGAATAATCTCCAACCCTTTATTCCACCCGTCTTGCACCTGAACCCGCTTATCGCTGTGTGCTGTATCTTTGGTTCGGATATCTTTAGAAATCCGCTGCTCTACGAACTAACACTTGTTCCGTCGTATGATTATAGGTATCCAAACCCGTGGTATCTTGTAGGGGTATGGCAGATAGTGATTGGTGCGTGCTGTTTTTTAGGGGCGTGGCAGATCGGTAGATCCCGTAGGTTCGCTGTATAATAAAGAGGCAGGACTTATACAAATTGAGAAGATATCGGATATTCAGACGCAAAAATCGATAATTTCCGTATTTAAACCCCCTAAATCCCCCTTATCAGGGGGACTTTAAGAGGGAATGCGTAAGTCCTAAAAGAGGATGACATGAGCAAATCAGAAAAACCGATTATTAGTGTTTCAGGTGTTCGTGGAGAGGTTGGCGTTTCGCTTGATGTTCGTGTCATTACGCAATTCGCAATGGCTTTCGGTACCTTTGTTGGGGGTCGAACGGTCGTCGTTGGGAGAGATTCTCGCACCTCAAGTCCGGCACTCCGACACGCAGTCCTTTCCGGACTTTTCGCCACAGGGTGTCACGTCATTGACGTGGGACTCTGCCCGACACCGACGGTCCTCCTAATGGCAAAGGCACTGAACGCACAGGGGAGTGTTACCATCACAGCTAGTCATAATCCGGTTGAATGGAATGGCATTGAATTTGCGTCCGCTTCGGGGAACCTCCTGACACAGTCGGAACGCGATGAATTGATGCGGATTTATGAAACAGAGGATTTTACACTTGCCCCTTGGAATGAACAGGGAACACTTGAAACTCACGAAGCGGCAACGGCATATCACTTGGAACGGATTTTGTGTTCCCCTTGGCTCACACCGGAATCAATTCAAAAGGCTGGGTTGAAGGTCGTCATTGACTGCGGAAACGGTGCTGGCAGCGCCATAAGTCCGTCGCTCTTACGGAAACTCGGTTGTCGGGTTGTTGAACTTAATTGTGTCGCGGATGGACACTTCCGCCGTCCTGCTGAACCTACACCTGAGGCGTTAGATGAACTGTGTGAAACGGTTCGCGCCTCTAAGGCAGATATTGGTTTTGCTCACGATGGCGATGCTGACCGGCTTGTCGTTGTTACCGAACGTGGCGTTCCGTTGAGTGGTGAATGGACACTTGCCTTTGTGGTTGATTTTATCCTGACCCAAACGAAGGGGGACATCGTTGCGACGGTATCAACGAGTCGAATGTTGGACGATATTGCCGCAAAACACGACATCGCACTTCATCGCACGAAGGTGGGTGTCGGTTGGGTGGTTGAGAAAATGCATGCGGTCAATGCCGTTATCGGTGGTGAAGGCACCGGGGGTGTTATCTATCCGAATATCCACTACACGACCGATGGGATCGCCTCTATTGCTGCCATTGCGCAACACCTTGTCGAATTTGGTGGCACAGTAACAGAGCTTGTAGACAGTATGCCGCACTACCAGATGTGTCAAAAGAAATTGGAAATCCCATCGCAAGAACACGCAACGCGCCTTGTGGATCTCGCGTTGAAAGGTTATGAAGAGAAAGATGCTACGGGAGTGGAACCTCTGCTTGAGCTAACGGACGGGGTCAAACGGGTCTGGGATGACCGATGGGTGAATATCCGTCCGTCCGGGACGGAGCCGGTCATCCGAGTTTTTAGCGAGGCACCAACTTTTGCAGAGGCGGAGCAATTGTGTGATGAAACGCTTGAAACGCTGAGGATGTTAATGAAACAAATTTAGTATTAGATGCGTTATCTATTATGGTGTGTTGTCCAGCCTTTTTTCTGACTATTAGCTCTGGGCACCATTGCTTTTTATGACACGCGGTTTCAGTTGATGTCAACTGCCGCTAACGTATCATCTGAAATTAATCAGAAACCATCGTGAAACGAAGTGGAACGATGACCAGAGTCAATAGTTTAAAAAATTTGGAGAAATTATGGCTTTGAAACTTGCCTGCATCGGAGGCGGAAGTGGTTTATCCGCTTTACTTAGCGGAATTAAGCACCATGCCGATCTGGAGGTAGGTAAAGATAGTATTATTGATTTGGATAGTTTGGCGGCAATTGTTACCGTTTCTGATGATGGCGGGAGCTCGGGACGGCTCATTGAAGAATTTGACATGCTGCCTCCGGGGGATATTCGTAGACTGCTGTTTACGCTATCCGATGCTGATGAACTCGCAGGGCTTTTTGAACACCGCTTTTCAAGCAATGGTGAACTCGGTGGGCATACCGTCGGTAATCTTCTGCTAACAGCGTTGACAGAAAAATTTGAGGGA
This genomic window contains:
- a CDS encoding transposase — its product is GQWTATTKPCSDCGHKNDTLSLSDRQWACPECGSHHDRDVNAAINILRAALGPSVETA
- a CDS encoding tetratricopeptide repeat protein; translated protein: MYNTNGSSELTKLIFKNSANEEKLKQLLISNYSEADLTAYLRSKDPLLGRAAGFALRLIGSPEVIPALVEALKDADRGTRFNAEYALWEIWSHSGDDAVDAMLEDGKNLLKNEAYQQAVECFTTVIETNPDFAEGYNQRAIAYFMLEEWSQSIRDCKRTVALNPNHFGAFAGMGHVYVRLGKLDEALEAYKQALVINPNLISIAEAVLRLRDQIEGKRG
- the glmM gene encoding phosphoglucosamine mutase, producing the protein MSKSEKPIISVSGVRGEVGVSLDVRVITQFAMAFGTFVGGRTVVVGRDSRTSSPALRHAVLSGLFATGCHVIDVGLCPTPTVLLMAKALNAQGSVTITASHNPVEWNGIEFASASGNLLTQSERDELMRIYETEDFTLAPWNEQGTLETHEAATAYHLERILCSPWLTPESIQKAGLKVVIDCGNGAGSAISPSLLRKLGCRVVELNCVADGHFRRPAEPTPEALDELCETVRASKADIGFAHDGDADRLVVVTERGVPLSGEWTLAFVVDFILTQTKGDIVATVSTSRMLDDIAAKHDIALHRTKVGVGWVVEKMHAVNAVIGGEGTGGVIYPNIHYTTDGIASIAAIAQHLVEFGGTVTELVDSMPHYQMCQKKLEIPSQEHATRLVDLALKGYEEKDATGVEPLLELTDGVKRVWDDRWVNIRPSGTEPVIRVFSEAPTFAEAEQLCDETLETLRMLMKQI